The Methanobacterium sp. DNA segment CGGCTATCTGGATATTATATTCATTGGAATCCATTTTAATTACCTATTTTAAAAATATAAATGAATTCATGCATCTTATGTTACTTAATGCGGTGAACTCCTGAAGACTTAAATTAAATAATAAATTAAGGAGTAGTTTATTGATTATAAATCTCCTTCTTTAACTTTTTTAACTTCTGAATCACTTAAAATCTTATTTACACCACTAAGATAAGCTTCTACACTTGCCATTATGATATCTGGCTGTGTACTTCTTGCAGTAACAATATTACCATTGTGTCTGAGCTTTACGATTACATCAATTAATGCATCAGCACCTCCGGTAATAGCATCTACGTGATATTCCTCAAGCTCAATATCTGCAAAATCTTTTATACTTTTTTTGACAGCCACTATAGCTGCATCTACAGGACCTATACCAATACCAGCCTCAAGTGTTTCAGTATTATCTATATTAAGTCTGATAGAGGCAGTTGGGGTAATTTTATTTCCAGATACAATTGTTAATTCTTCAAGCTCTACAACTTTTTCAGCAGATATTCCCATTACATCTTCTGCAATAGCCTGTAAATCAACATCTGTAACGCATTTACCCATATCACCGAGAGATTTTACTCTTTTAAATATCTGATCGAATTTTTCAGGTGTTACTGGTAGATCCATTTCTTCAAGCCTTTGTTTAAGGGCACTTGTACCTATATGCTTACCCATAATGAATTTACGCCTGTGACCGACAAGTTCAGGGGTTATGGGCTCATAAGTTTCTGCTTTTTTGATTACTCCATCAGCATGTATCCCTGACTCATGTGCAAAAGCATTTTCCCCAACAATAGCCTTATTCGGCTGTAAATACACACCGGTCATCCTTGCAACCATTCTTGACATTTCATAAAGCATTTCAATGTTGATATTTGTCTTTACGTCGTATAATGAGTAAAGAGCAACTACAATTTCTTCTAATGATGCGTTCCCTGCTCTTTCACCTATTCCGTTAATTGTACAGTGAACTTGGTCTGCACCTGCCCTTAATCCTGAAAGGGAATTAGCAACAGCCAGACCAAAATCATTGTGGCAATGGGCGCTTAAAGGCACTCCAAGTTTTGACAGATGCCCATAGAAATCATAAGACTTTTCAGGTGTAAGCATTCCAACAGTATCGCATGCACATATCCTTTTTGCACCTGCATCTATTCCTTCTTTAAATAATTGTGTTAGAAAATCAAGATCACTTCTTGTTGAGTCCTCTGCAGAAAGCTCAACCAGTAATCCATGATCAACAGCATATTCTGTGCTTTCAATTGCAAGATTTTTAACTTCTTCCCTTGTTTTCCTTAATTTATGTTCTATATGGAGGTCTGAAGTTGGAACAACTAAATGAACACTATCTACGCCACATTCAAGTGCAGCATCAACATCAACTATAACAGCCCTTGCAAAGCTGCATATTTCTGCATTGAGTCCCTCTGAAGTTATCTTTTTAATTCCTTCTCTTTCACCGGCTGAAGTGATGGCTGAACCAGCTTCTATTACATCTACACCGAGTTCATCAAGTTTTATTGCTATTCTGAGCTTTTCATCTGGAGTTAAAGATACTCCGGGGGTTTGTTCCCCATCTCTAAGTGTTGTATCGAATATTCTGGCCTTCAAAGGAATCCCCTTTATAATTGATTTAATTAAGATTATTTTTCAGTTCTTTTTAATACAGATATTACTCTGGTTAAACTTTTATGCATTCTTATGTCATATTGTTCTATTATTTTAAATTTTGTATGACTCACAAGTTCATGAATATCCAGATAGTGAGGGGTTGCCATGCAAATGTATCCATCTTCTTTCAGTATTTCCTGCATGGATAAAAGAGATTCTTTATAGATCCTTTTGCTTTCTATACCAGCTGTGGATGCAGAAATACCATATGGAGGATCAGTTACAATAGCATCAACTTTATATGGAAGTTTAATGTCCCTTGCATTCCCCTGAAATACTTCGTAATCCTTGATGTTGCAGTATTGAAGGTTCTTTTTTGTTCCCAAGACCATTTTTTCATCAATATCTATTCCTACAACTTTTGCTCCAATAATCCCTGCTTCAATTAAAATACCTCCCGTTCCGCAGAATGGGTCTAAAACGGTACTTCCTTTTTTAACTCTTGCTAAATTGTTCATTCCCCTTGCAAGCTTTGGGCTCATTGATCCGGGATAGAAGAATGGCCTTTTATGTGGTTTGAGTTCATAGTAATGCTTTTTTGATCTTTTAATAAGTCTTTCACAGACCAGTATCTTATTATCAAGCACAACTGTTCTTAAAAAAGTTTCAGGATTTTCAAGGTTTACCTTAGCTTTGTCTCCCAGTATTATTTTAATAATACCTCCAATTTTGATTTCCATTTCTTGTGAATTGAAATTAGGGTCTAAACCTATTCTTTTAACTCTTACAGCATAATCATTATGAATAACATTATTCCAGGGATATTTTTTGATATCCTTATTCATGCTATCGTTGGTAGTTTTAAATAGAAGTTTGCAAACTTCATGAGTGTAAGCAATCCTTTTTCCAATTGAATCAATTATTTTTGATTCTTCATCAGGGATTTTAAGTATTAATATTCCTTTATTCTGATATTTTACAGTGAATGAGGTTTTTTCAGTCTCTAAACATGCAATTATTTCTGCTGTTGGTAAAGTTTCATGTTCTCCGGATAAAATAAAAAGAATTTCCATAATTTAAACACCTTTTAAACGAGTAATTGATATTTACACTTAAATATGATAACTTAAGAAAAAAGATGTGATTAATCTATTATTTCATGGCCTATAAACCAAATATTTTACGTGACAGTAATCTGGGAAGAACCGAAAATATCAGACCGCTTTTTAACAGTTTTTTCATAAGGGGTGATTGTGAGTCAAGATCCCCATATTCTGAAACTATTTTTCCTATTTCTTTTTCTTTAAGTTTTAAAATTACAGAATCAAGATCTTCATTATCTAAAGATTTATATGTCTTCTGTACTTTAAGCTGCATTTTAAGCTCATTTTTATACATCTTTCTGTATTTTTTTTGATAATTCATTAAAATGCTAATATTATTCAGGTTAATGGCTTCATATACAACTTCAGCTGCTATTTTTGCACAAATAAATCCCATAACAAGCCCTCCACCTGTTGTGGGCTTAACCTGGGAAGCTGCATCCCCTATAAGGATGGCCCTGTTTTTTACAATGTCATTTTTAGAATCATGAATTGGAATTTTGCCTTGATATTTTTTTATCACTTCTGCGTCCTTCAGTTTTTCATCACTGGCCATAAATTTGTTTAAAATCTCGATTAAATGTTGATAACTATAATCTGCAAATAATCCTACTCTCGCAGTGGATTTTGAAAGAGGTATGGTCCATAAAAATCCTGGAGATATTTCTGAATTAACATTTACCTGGAAATAATTGTCATTAAATGAATTTTTACCAGTATCGACCAGATATTGGGCCGCCTGTACAGAACTAAAATTATTATCAAATTCATTAGATACTATGGATGAAGGACCATCCGCCCCTACAATAACTTCTGCAGATATTTTTTTACCTTTAACATCGATTGTCCCATTTTTTATGTCAACTTCATTCACACGGTGATTTAAAAAAAGCTCAGCCCCTCTTTCTACAGCCAATTTTGCTAAAAACTTATCATAATTGACTCTGTCTAAAACATAGGCTAATGGCTCCTTTTTTCTCATAGAAATCATGGTATCCGAGGGAGAATATAAACAA contains these protein-coding regions:
- a CDS encoding TIGR01177 family methyltransferase encodes the protein MEILFILSGEHETLPTAEIIACLETEKTSFTVKYQNKGILILKIPDEESKIIDSIGKRIAYTHEVCKLLFKTTNDSMNKDIKKYPWNNVIHNDYAVRVKRIGLDPNFNSQEMEIKIGGIIKIILGDKAKVNLENPETFLRTVVLDNKILVCERLIKRSKKHYYELKPHKRPFFYPGSMSPKLARGMNNLARVKKGSTVLDPFCGTGGILIEAGIIGAKVVGIDIDEKMVLGTKKNLQYCNIKDYEVFQGNARDIKLPYKVDAIVTDPPYGISASTAGIESKRIYKESLLSMQEILKEDGYICMATPHYLDIHELVSHTKFKIIEQYDIRMHKSLTRVISVLKRTEK
- a CDS encoding NAD(P)/FAD-dependent oxidoreductase, which codes for MKDYDVAVVGAGPVGSTFARYAAEKGLEIAIFEKKKEIGVPLQCAGLLGNKIKDVNILPDEFILNEIYGACLYSPSDTMISMRKKEPLAYVLDRVNYDKFLAKLAVERGAELFLNHRVNEVDIKNGTIDVKGKKISAEVIVGADGPSSIVSNEFDNNFSSVQAAQYLVDTGKNSFNDNYFQVNVNSEISPGFLWTIPLSKSTARVGLFADYSYQHLIEILNKFMASDEKLKDAEVIKKYQGKIPIHDSKNDIVKNRAILIGDAASQVKPTTGGGLVMGFICAKIAAEVVYEAINLNNISILMNYQKKYRKMYKNELKMQLKVQKTYKSLDNEDLDSVILKLKEKEIGKIVSEYGDLDSQSPLMKKLLKSGLIFSVLPRLLSRKIFGL
- a CDS encoding 2-isopropylmalate synthase, whose product is MKARIFDTTLRDGEQTPGVSLTPDEKLRIAIKLDELGVDVIEAGSAITSAGEREGIKKITSEGLNAEICSFARAVIVDVDAALECGVDSVHLVVPTSDLHIEHKLRKTREEVKNLAIESTEYAVDHGLLVELSAEDSTRSDLDFLTQLFKEGIDAGAKRICACDTVGMLTPEKSYDFYGHLSKLGVPLSAHCHNDFGLAVANSLSGLRAGADQVHCTINGIGERAGNASLEEIVVALYSLYDVKTNINIEMLYEMSRMVARMTGVYLQPNKAIVGENAFAHESGIHADGVIKKAETYEPITPELVGHRRKFIMGKHIGTSALKQRLEEMDLPVTPEKFDQIFKRVKSLGDMGKCVTDVDLQAIAEDVMGISAEKVVELEELTIVSGNKITPTASIRLNIDNTETLEAGIGIGPVDAAIVAVKKSIKDFADIELEEYHVDAITGGADALIDVIVKLRHNGNIVTARSTQPDIIMASVEAYLSGVNKILSDSEVKKVKEGDL